The segment TACatgttgaaaaaaataagaCTGATTTGACATTGAGGTTTTCAATTTCAAGcaaaaagtttgaaactttgATAATATTGTTATTCATGGCTTAAAAAGTTTGATGGAGGGAATACTTATGAAGTAAATATTATAGTCAAAGttatttaagtttaactaatttTGTAGGAAAATATGgcaatattttcaatacaaaacaaacattgtatcaaaatatatttaatgttaaatttaatgaaactaatttcatgttatagatgttgctatattttttcgataaacttagtcaaacataAAGAACTTTAGCTAAGAGAAAAGTCAAATgacatataatatgaaatggagggtgTACTTTAGAAAAGTATCATCTTATTATAGAGATTCACATAGAATCTAATAGATTTTCaaaggaaaacaaagaaaatacaaaaaaatcATCAGAAAATAAAGAAGTAAAACAACTCTATGATATCTATTAGTGATATCTATTAGTAGAAAATAATATCATTATTAGTATCATTTTTTAATAAGCCCCACGTGCAAGGGAAAGCCAACGAAATCCCTCTAGTCCCCATCGTctggcttatttcctaataaaccaaaacggcttattagaaaataaaaatgaatttgtatgtaaaacttttataaatatattcttagtgacttaaaagccaatgttgaaaaataaactacattaaaaatatctcaaaattaatgttaaaattaagcttgaaaatttaaattttagctttttctttagcttattagagcaagtataataggcTGTTTTAGCCAGCAATAAAACGGCCACGTCAGATTTGTTGATGAGCTGAGCAGGAGAGAGAGCGTGAACCGGCAAGTAAATTATCGCCGACTACACACGCGCTCCAACGCAGTGCAGCAACACCAGGTTAGCTATGATTGGACCACGCAGTTGTAGGTCCACGCGAGTTGAGGCGAAGCAGAAATGGCAAGATGAAGCAACGGCAACCGCCCGAGAATGCAGAGGCAGCGCAACGGCGACCACCATAGTGAGCTTGAGTGCGAAGTGCTCGACGACAACGGAGCGGAAAGGTTGCCGACGAGGCAACAAGAACTATAGCAGAGAGAGCTCGTTGATGGCGAGATATAAGCTGAGCTCGAGGACGACGTTGGCTGTGTTGGTGGTGACGAAAGCTCCGAGGTCACACGATGGTGCCATTGGCGGCGACGGAAGCAGCTAGCTCGAGGGTTGTGGCGACGGAGAGAGAAGTTGCGAGCTCGAACGATGACTGGAGTGACGGCGGTACAGCGTTTCCCGTGCAGCTGCTTGTCATCCTACTTCACCCTTGCTCCACTCATCCGTCGGCTTCTCTAACTCTGCCGGCGTCAATCCGCTAGCAACTGGCATCTATCTGTGTCATGCTCGTAGCTTGTGAAAACACATCCTCGCTAGGTTGCTGGCAGCAACCCATTCAAGCAGGAGGTGAGAAAATAGGTACAGTACCGCAACAAATAAGAAGATGAATTGGATGGGGGAAGcttaagattaaaaaaatggatagaAGTCGGTGTAACCCTGCTTATTGTATACGTTAACCTTTGGCACTAGCTATAAGAAGCTGACGTGGTCATTTTTACCGTCATTAGCCGGTTGCAccattgaccttgctcttaggccatccgatgggagcctctCACACCTGTCAGTGAGCATGAGCTAGCATCCCGTATTCCACGTCACGCTTTGCAACCGCTACTGGCGTCTTCCGCAACAGCGCATGGTCCCCACTCAAAAAAGCACGCAACCTCACTGGCAGTGGACCCCACCTCCACAAAactgaccccacatgtcagtggcagtAACACGTATCACCCCCGCGAAAACTCTGCCTCCGCAGCACCAGACAAACCCCGGTGGGCCCGACCAGGTCACCAGGCGGCCCAGGAGGCCGATCAAACACTTcctggacccacctgtcagtgacatATCCTTGGGGCCCCCGTGGCCCACACGGCCCCACGCTTCCGGATAAAACGCAGAGACCACACACACGAGGAAGCAAccacgctctctctctctctctctcctcgcgcCGCGCACGAACTCCAAAGCACacgggcgcgcgccgccgcctccgccgcgccccatgtcgccgccggcgagctcggggGCGCCGGTGCAGGAGCGGCGCCTCGGGGtgctcctctcccacctccgcccgtgcgcgccgccggccgcgcggcggggcaaccaccaccaccaccaccacgacctGCGGGTGCGGGAGGCGGAGGGAACGGGCGGCCTCGCCGCGTCTCCCTGCGCCGCCGACGGGAGCGGGGAGACCTCGGGAGGCCAGCGCTGCGTGTTCTGCGAGATCGTGAAGGGCAACAAGCCAGCCTACAAGGTACTACTCACGCGCAGCGCAGCTGCTCAGTCACCGTCCCTGCTCTGGTCTCGGGTTTCTCTGCTTCTTCAATTCGCGTTTCTCCGCCATTTCGTGCGGTGATGGCTCTCACCTTCTCTGCGcatcaactttttttctttcgcGTCACTAATcgttttggtgtttttgtgtGGTTGCAGCTCTACGAGGACGATGTGTGCTTGTGCATCCTGGACACCAAACCACTGAGCACTGGGTAAGGCGCTAGCTAGTTGCGTGTCCTCGCTCTCGATTTCGTCTCTGCAACTTTTAAAATCCATGACTCGTtttgtctctcttgttaaattGCTAGTGAAATTTGGTTGAGTTTTAACACCTTTGATTGTGTCGCCGATGAGTAGGCATGAATGAATAAGTGCTAGATTCCGTTTGGATGAATAAACTGATCGTgcatttgtgatttgtgcatgCCTGCATGGTACGTCGCTAACTTCTCCATTGTGTTGGATTATGTGCTGCATGTATTCTTCATGTGCGCAATATAGATggcactttgttttttttttcatttcactaATGTGGTGGGttgaacaaaaaataataatactccATATTTTCCATGTTGTTGAAGTATGCAAGGCACACGTGGCAACACGTTATACCATGCATCAATTGTGTGATGGTTGCATAGTTACGTCTTGTACTCATTTTCAGTTGATGAAATTGAACATCTCCCAATGCTGTAATATTGCTACTAGTCCGGTATGGtggttttggtttttggtaGTTCAGTAAATTGCATGCCATTGATGCTTTTACTAGttcattactccctccggttccatattaattaatgttttggacaaggttgaggtcaaacttttataactttgtccatcaataactttaaaaatatttagtttaaaggaactagaacaacatatatagatttgtcttttaaagcactataataaaagtaaacatgcatttatttattatatatattatagtagaaaaataaagttaaagatatatcttgtagaccgtgtcattgtccaaaacgtcaattaaaatgaaaccggagagAGTACAAATTTAACATAGTGCGTCAGGTCAACATGATTAACTCCTGGTTCTGCTTGGATGTGCATACTCTATGCTGTATTTGGGTGCTTTACATTCATGTGTTCAATAAGTATGAGACATTTAAGATGTTGCATTTGTTTGACATCATTAATGATCAATGTAAAATACGACTGCTGGATGTCTGGGCATGATTATTTGATCCGTTGGAAAATTTAAATACTTACTACATCAACCATTTTTTTCTGCTTTTGCAGTTTGTAAAATTGTGAAGGAACTAATGTTTTGTAGTCTGTATGCCATCTTAATCTTGATGTAAAGATCCCTTTGTGAGAAATGAATTTGCATGTTTTTCCCCAAAATTATTGGAAATGTGAATGTCATTTTTCATCAATCGAATTTGAGCATGTGCTTGATGCCACCAAATGTTTGTTGCCAGTTAGTCTAGTATGATGGTCCATTGGTCATATCATGGTCCCTAGTATTAAGACCGTTTAAAAATGGGAAATAATAAAGTTTAAAGTTGCATCAGtattggtcaaatattttattGTATTTGCAATCATAGCTACTTTGCTTATAAAACTTAAAAGAACAAGATAATGGTTCTGCTCGCTGAAACCTCAATTTACCTATTTGATAGTGGTGTACAACATAGCTTTTTTTTGGCCAGTTTGCTGTTGATGTGGCTTGCTGTATGATCATTGTGGGGATGAGATGATCGGCCATATTGCTGGGTCAATCCCTAGTCCATATTGAAGCCAAACTGAATATTTAGGGGTAAATTTGAAGGATTGGGAAGCCAATCATGGAAGAACCAGTGATGTTTTTCATGTTAACCTAATAATTGTGCTTAGAGATAGAATATCAGAGTCAGAATGATAAAAATGTCTGTGCCTCACTGAGAGCTGTAGTTTCAGACCTCTGTTGTCATAGCCTTTGCTTAATGGATGTTATTCTTGCTTCCCTCCTCAAGCCATCCTCTTCGGCTGCTCTACTAGTTGTCTCTCGGTCCTTTCTTGTCTTGACCTCTTTAACACTCTTTAGTCTTTAATACTTAAACTACGAAATGGAAGAGCTGATATATCAGTTTTATGAAGAAAAGTTTGCATTGTTGTGATTCTGATACTGGTTGCAGATTTATGTTCTAATGCCTGTTTTTGACGGAACAGAACAAAAGTTAATAGAAACTATTACAAATTGAATATAGATTGCATAAAATGTGGTGAATTAGTTCCAAAGTATTTTTGATAATGCGGCAACTCTGGGCAGCTTGGGCCAACTGACTGATTAAATAATTTCTGCATTGAATCTACccttatatagtatttctatctGAGATTTAACGAATTGGTTCCTTTTCACATGCCAAGATGCTTTTGCGCTTAACTCATGATCAGTCCTTTCTGTTTACGATTGTAGGCATTCACTGATCATTCCAAAACGTCACTTTCCATCACTACAGGCAACACCGCCATCTGTAAGTTTTGGTTATGATGACAATGATCTTGATAGTTATGCAGACCGTACATGAACATTTacattttaacaaaatttatagGACAGAGATTTTGCAGATTACCATATACCCATTCTGGCCATGAGAAATTTATAGGACAGAGATTTTGCAGATTACCATATACCCATTCTGGCCACGAGAACATGTCTTTTTGGACATGGAACAGTCttcaaaatacaactttgaccacttttttttattgataataTTAGCAAACCCCTATGAAGTTAAATTATTATCTTGTATTGGGGCATATTCTCTTCTCAGTAATTACTTGTAACCCCTATAAAAGCATTATATGTTTCCTTCCATTTGTTGTCTACTCTGTGTTTGATAGTAATTAGTAAACATTGCACGATAGGAGTCATTAGAAATTGCATGCTGCTTGTTTTGCTTTACCTCTACTTGACACAACTGGGAAATTTCtctggtttgatttttttttaaaaaaaaaatacaggtaATAGCAGCTATATGTTGTAAACTCCCACTTCTTTCCAGTGCAATCGTGAAGGCTACTCAATGTGGTATGTGCACTACAAGCCTACAACTTTGCAATTGTTAGGACAATTATGCTGGTGTTTTGCACTGTCCTCTGATGGCACTAAAGAATGCCAAAAGTGGCTTTGCTTGTGTAAAGTAGTTTAATAAAACTATGTAGAAAATCTTCTGAGCTCTATCTTTATCTTTCTGCCCCATTTTGTCTTGTAAGTATTGTCTGTGCAGGACCTTTCCAAGTTTCCCATTGTCCACCTACATGTTAAATATTTGTTAGACTATACATTACTACTATATTAGCAGTGCAATGATGAATGTAGTCTTGTTTGTGGCATTTTgtacataaataaattagataacTCATATTCTATGTTTCTTCCTTCTCAAGTTGACCTTTCAAGCAATCTAAAACTGAATATCATATATATTAGAAACAAAAATGCTAGAACTGATCCCATTCATTCTATTTTTTGGGTTAAACCCTTGTCTCCTTGATGTTGaggatatatttatatatgccaGATGAGACATAGTTCCCTTGTGTTGGACTGTGTTTGATTCCCTTGTATATGCCAAAATAATTTTCTACTTTACGCCAACATATATTACTTTGCTTTGACTTATAAAATCTTTGTAACATGTACAGATGCATTCAATGTGCTTGTCAACAATGGAAAGGTAGCCGGGCAGGTTATTTTTCACGTGAGTAAAACATCATACTTTCTATAATTGCCCACCCTAGATGTTTTGTCTAATTAAGCTTCTCAATGTAGAATGTCTGTCTGTGCATATCAAGTTTTCTAAGAGAAATGTATTATTGCAGACTCATGTTCACATCATTCCCCGTAGAAAAGGCGATAACTTGTGGTCTTCAGAGGTACTCAGTAATTATATACTCAATATCTACATATGTCTCGCGAGTTATCAAAATAGCTGCATGCCTGTTTGAATTGTACCTAATGATAGTTGAAATTGTTGCCGAAGTTTGTGTTGATGTGCTGGAATTGTGAATACACTGCAGACTTATGAAAGGAACTCTATCAAGCACAACCAGGAAaccaaaaatcttgttagcggcATCAAGGAACTACTCTTCCCACCTCAGGATGACAGCGCTGAAGGGTCAACGATACCGAAGGAACTCTAAGAAGTAGATAACCAAGTCAACAGGCTTATTTTCTGCTTCTCTCAGTCATCTTGAAGAGCACTGCTGCGAGATGAGTTGATGTATAGTTTGTACCTCATGCTTCAAAATTTTGATACTAACTGGCTAAGTAATCATCCTAGAAAAGCCAAATGGCAGAAACTTGCTAGTGATCTGAACACttcatgtgaaaaaaaatagtaaaattgGGCTTGTTAAACTTGGTAGGCTTTAGCTCTGTGGTTTCATGGAAGCGAAGAACTGGCAAACCTGGGCCGGCCGGTGGTGAATCGTGGGTTGTTCCCACCTGCACAatgttttgatctttttttttttttgaacatatGGAAGATGGATGAATATAAGGCGTACATTTGGTGGGATATTGAATCACTAGCcgttttgttcttaagcattgTTGCAGTTGCCAAATGGCATCCATATGCTCTGATATTTtcatgtgttcttttttttttcttcttttgaacAGAAAGTTCTCAACTACTCGTTTTGGTagataattttgaattttagaacttaatttagAATTAGTTGATAGTTCTTTCATTGTTTTGGTCAACTCGGGCTTGTTGCTTTTAATCATTAAAactaagtacttcctccgtttcatattataagactttcttgtagattcattaacatctatatgaatgtgggcaatgctagaatatgaaatggagggagtagaagcaTAAAGCGTACCTTAAATATGCTGCTTCACTCTTGATTCaaaaggttttatttttttttctggtgtaGGTTCTTCCTATCCAACAAATTCCATTGGCCATTGAAGAATGAAGAATGAGTCCACAGTTCCAagccaagagagagagggagagaaaatcTCTTTCTTGATTTTGTAGGTGTAGTCTTTGTTCCTCCTGTTGTCGCTCTGGAGAGTGGAGAGCTCTTTGAGAGGTGATTTTTCTTCACTCATGGAGTGGGTACTGGCGTACTGCAACAAGATGGATACACCTGTCGACCCTGTTGCAAGCATTACTGCAGCACGAAATTTGCCTCTTGGAGTGTGAAATCACTTCTATCGTTTACCCCTACAGCTTCGGTAAGTTCGATACCTGTAGATAGTTGTCATTTGTCAACAAACCAACAAAggtttacataaaaaaaaataacaaaccaACAAAGGCTAACCATACAATCATGTCAGCAGCGGTAAAACGGttgtacaatttttttacaatctagcaccttttttttaaaaaaaaagtgattgtAAATCGACCCCCATAACTTTTCCTAAATACTAAACACAAGACATAATGGATCTGAATCCTCTGCATTACGACACCGGAAGGACAGTAaagtaaggccgtgtttagttgcaaaatttttctttaaactttcaatttttccatcacatcaaaactttcctacacaaataaacttccaacttttccatcacatcgttccaatttcaaccaaaccttcaattttagcgtgaactaaacacaccctaagtcaGATATAGTGATTCAAAGCATGAAATGAACAGTGATAAAGGTGGGTACTCTGCATTACTACTGGGGTGTGTTGATCACTTACATTAGGGTTGGCTCGTACTAGTGGACACTTTATATCTTCTGTTTACGTTTGAAAAACAAAGTGATTCCCTATAACATTATCATATCACTTGTTCATTTTAGATCCAAAAGTGTTAATAGCTGACAAATGCACCATACTATTTACATTTACCtcaatcgaaaaaaaaaacatccaataGTCTATCGCCATAAGTGAATAATACGGTATGAAATGATTTGGCACCATCATGGATACCCTTTTAAGACTTAAAAATACACTAGGGATGACATAATTAATATattgagaaaaatataatacaatAGTGCTACACACTATTAGCCTTAGGGCGCATTAAAACATCGGAATAGATGAGGTAATGGGTGGCACGGACATACGTATTAACtgttataaacttaaaaataatttattttatttgttagaaaaacatatataaaatatttttttcatttagtaGTTCGAAAAATATGGCGCTAAAAGCAAAAACGAACAGAGCTTTAGTGCCCTGCGTGAGAGCTTAATAATGCTCAAAagacttgctttttttttttaagataacgCAGCCTTGTGTGAGGCTCAACAAAAACttgcttgatttttttagataacgCAGATTTGTCATGGAAGAGGATTTAAAGTGCTGGACATAGTTGATATGCTGGAGTTATACACTTGATAGTACAGTGGCAAGAGATGTGTGTTTTCAACCTCAAAATTCCATGTTCAATTCTTAACACGCACATATTTTCTACTTAAAAATAACTTACTGCATTAACTTCGCCATAATAGAACTTCTGTTACGTCTACTTGTTCAATACTATATTTGGATTCTACTATTCTAaaaatttcttcttaaaataaCTCACTCCAATTTCGCCACCATAGAACTCCTcttctaaaaaaatttcttcttaaaaataaCTTACTCCATTTAGTTCGCCACCATAGTACTCCACTGTTACGCTTACTTGTTCAAGAGTATATTTGGACTCTACTCTTCTAAAAGGAGCATCCGCTCTCACAATTTCCTCTTCATATCCACTATTGCAATTCCCTCTTTCATCTACCAAAACCgtctccctccaaatctctctttttttaatatgcTGTACATAATTGTTATGGCTGATCTTTTAGCATTGGTTATGACGCAAAGTAAATGCAGATGgtatttagggggtgtttagatacagggatgtaaagttttggtgtgtcacatcgggtattatatagggtgtcgcactgagtattcgggcactaataaaaaaaactaattacagaatccgttagtaaaccgcgagaagaatttattaagcctaattaatccatcattagtaaatgtttattgtagcaccacattgtcaaatcatggagcaattaggcttaaaagattcgtctcgcaaattagtcgcaatctgtgcaattagttatttttaagccTTATAATTACTATTTCATGCAGGtattcaaatgttcgatgtgatggagtataaaatttttgtgtgggaactaaacagggccttacattgtaatttattttctctCGTGACTGATCTCTGAATTTGCTTATGACCAGTGCAAGATGGCCGCGTTAATAGTTAACCGTTAACACttctaaatataattatatgagtTGAGTCTCCtccatatttcttttttcagattatttcaTCTCATTCtactctctttctctttttttagcaaattttaCTAAACCCCTGAGATTGAGCTACGCAGAGAGGGAAACAACCGTCATCATGGTGGTGCTGCccgacgtcggcgtcgtcctCATGCTCACGGTGGTGGCATCTGGTCACAGAGGGAGAGCCAacgcgggagggagggagagccgACGAGGCGAGAGCATTCCTCGTGGCATGGGTGGCGCCGTGTGGTGACGAGCGGTGGTCGTGGAGGTGCGCGCGGGTCATACTGGCCGGTGATGCGTGCCCCCATGGGGACGTTCATGGTCAGGCAGGCCTACTTCCGTGGGGACGGATAGCAGCTGCGACCACCGTTTGTGCACCTGTCTCCGGTGTACCATGTACCATGTTTGTGTGTTTCTGCAGCTTTTACTTGGCTTGGCTTGGGTGGTGGGGCAATTGGATCTAGACTGACAAGTGTTTGGTCGCTAACGATGACAAGTGTTTGGTCGCTGACGATGACATAGAGGCACACCCTCTTCGCTGGGCACCGCATTTAAAAACAAGGTGAAGAGAGATG is part of the Oryza glaberrima chromosome 12, OglaRS2, whole genome shotgun sequence genome and harbors:
- the LOC127756217 gene encoding adenylylsulfatase HINT3-like codes for the protein MSPPASSGAPVQERRLGVLLSHLRPCAPPAARRGNHHHHHHDLRVREAEGTGGLAASPCAADGSGETSGGQRCVFCEIVKGNKPAYKLYEDDVCLCILDTKPLSTGHSLIIPKRHFPSLQATPPSVIAAICCKLPLLSSAIVKATQCDAFNVLVNNGKVAGQVIFHTHVHIIPRRKGDNLWSSETYERNSIKHNQETKNLVSGIKELLFPPQDDSAEGSTIPKEL